One window of Penaeus chinensis breed Huanghai No. 1 chromosome 34, ASM1920278v2, whole genome shotgun sequence genomic DNA carries:
- the LOC125043601 gene encoding uncharacterized protein LOC125043601, giving the protein MRMLLALLSAAASLVPGALAVPGERSAVMGDLHWCSTLCLCHKGMEMQCFDRSQIYALLQINSHYAMKLERAEWLLEERVHWCNDLCLCHTGNNKEFQCIDESKLEEFIGESVDGALLYSTRPREEAAAVDEADQQEEAEADHRRRSEERKRKKQRKNKKRVREDEEEEEEALEDTAASSPPHEDAPAAHTTTPLPAAAQPSPAEPEGDAELLPKQEAVAASPAVTAMQPPSRRQPLPPTPPATHASHASTREGGSPVPEVSAVREVPVERKTVALEVSQDLDELGSAVMQIRSDVVLNQRILLVTVAVAGIAMLGVLILAVHSCARRRQMAAEEKQTRDQPKDDHHVTKINREEEW; this is encoded by the exons ATGAGGATGCTGCTGGCGCTGTTGTCGGCGGCGGCGAGCCTCGTGCCGGGGGCGCTGGCCGTGCCTGGCGAGCGCTCGGCCGTCATGGGCGACCTGCACTGGTGCTCGACGCTGTGCCTGTGCCACAAGGGGATGGAGATGCAGTGCTTCGACCGCAGCCAGATCTACGCGCTGCTGCAGATCAACTCGCACTACGCCATGAAGCTGGAGCGCGCCGAGTGGCTGCTGGAGGAGCGTGTGCACTGGTGCAACGACCTGTGCCTATGCCACACCGGCAACAACAAGGAGTTCCAGTGCATCGACGAGAGCAAGCTCGAGGAGTTCATCGGCGAGTCGGTGGACGGCGCCCTCCTATACAGCACGCGGCCgcgggaggaggcggcggcggtggaCGAGGCGGACCAGCAGGAGGAGGCCGAGGCGGACCACAGGAGGAGGTCGGAGGAACgcaagaggaagaagcaaaggaagaacaagaagcgagtgagggaggacgaggaggaagaggaggaggccctTGAGGACACCGCGGCGTCAAGCCCGCCCCATGAGGACGCCCCCGCCGCCCATACCACCACGCCCCTGCCCGCTGCCGCCCAGCCCTCGCCCGCAGAGCCTGAGGGCGACGCCGAGCTGTTGCCCAAGCAGGAGGCCGTCGCCGCCAGCCCCGCCGTGACCGCCATGCAGCCGCCCTCGCGCCGCCAGCCGCTcccgcccacgccgcccgccACCCATGCCTCGCACGCCTCCACGCGCGAGGGCGGCAGCCCCGTGCCGGAGGTGTCAGCCGTGAGGGAAGTGCCCGTCGAGCGCAAGACGGTGGCGCTGGAGGTGTCGCAGGACCTGGACGAACTGGGCAGCGCTGTCATGCAGATCAGGAGCGACGTGGTGCTCAACCAGCGCATCCTGCTCGTCACCGTCGCCGTCGCCGGCATCGCCATGCTCGG AGTGCTGATCCTGGCGGTGCACAGTTGCGCGCGCCGCCGCCAGATGGCCGCCGAGGAGAAGCAGACGCGCGACCAGCCGAAGGACGACCACCACGTCACCAAGATCAACCGCGAGGAAGAATGGTGA